A window from Bacteroidota bacterium encodes these proteins:
- a CDS encoding glucose 1-dehydrogenase, with product MTSPYPRDPAFSTFRGLVGKNVLVTGGSSGIGQAIAIRFGYEGANVAINYLRDRDEAEATEDRIREARAGHVAAFQSCAEQVRAEDVQVCLHQADVSDAHEVRDMFERAIAHLGGIDVLVNNAGIQIPSDSHDTTAAEFDKVLGVNLRGAFLCAKEAIEHFLEAEKPGVIINVSSVHQIIPKPRFVGYSVSKGGMQNLTRTLALEYAAQGIRVNAIGPGATVTPINSAWVDDPEKKAMVEGHIPLGRAGSSKEMAAVTAFLASEEAAYITGQTLYVDGGLTLYPDFRTAWSSE from the coding sequence ATGACCTCGCCCTACCCCCGCGACCCCGCCTTCTCCACGTTTCGCGGCCTCGTCGGCAAGAATGTGCTCGTGACCGGCGGTAGCTCTGGCATCGGCCAAGCCATCGCCATCCGCTTCGGCTACGAGGGCGCCAACGTGGCGATCAACTACCTCCGCGACCGCGACGAGGCTGAGGCCACCGAGGACCGCATCCGCGAGGCGCGCGCCGGACACGTCGCCGCGTTCCAGAGCTGCGCCGAGCAGGTCCGGGCCGAGGACGTGCAGGTGTGTCTCCACCAGGCCGACGTCTCCGACGCCCACGAGGTCCGCGACATGTTCGAGCGCGCCATCGCCCACCTCGGCGGCATCGACGTGCTCGTGAACAACGCTGGCATCCAGATCCCGAGCGACTCCCACGACACGACCGCGGCCGAGTTCGACAAGGTACTCGGCGTCAACCTGCGCGGGGCGTTTCTGTGCGCGAAGGAAGCCATCGAGCACTTCCTGGAGGCGGAGAAGCCCGGCGTCATCATCAACGTGTCGAGCGTGCACCAGATCATCCCGAAGCCGCGCTTCGTGGGCTACTCGGTGAGCAAGGGCGGCATGCAGAACCTCACGCGTACGCTCGCGCTAGAGTATGCCGCGCAGGGCATCCGCGTCAACGCCATCGGCCCCGGCGCGACGGTCACCCCTATCAACTCAGCCTGGGTGGACGACCCCGAGAAGAAGGCGATGGTGGAGGGCCACATCCCGCTCGGCCGTGCCGGCTCCTCCAAGGAGATGGCCGCCGTGACCGCCTTCCTCGCCTCCGAGGAGGCCGCCTACATCACCGGCCAGACGCTCTACGTGGACGGCGGCCTGACGCTCTACCCCGACTTCCGCACGGCGTGGTCGAGCGAGTGA
- the dnaK gene encoding molecular chaperone DnaK: protein MGKIIGIDLGTTNSVVAVMEGGEPVVIPNAEGGRTTPSVVAFKKDGERLVGAPAKRQAVTNPDKTIASVKRFMGRQFDEVQGEIKTVPYTVERGDGGVARVNIDGKQFTPQEISAMVLQKLKQTAEDYLGERVTEAVVTVPAYFNDAQRKATKEAGTIAGLEVKRILNEPTAAALAYGLDKKDAEQTVAVYDLGGGTYDISILELGDGVFEVKSTNGDTHLGGDDFDQRLINFFADTFKADEGIDLRTDPMALQRLKEAAEKAKIELSSSASTTVNLPFITATQDGPKHLNLDLTRAKFEQLVDDLVQRTTPPMQKALQDAGLSKSDIDEVILVGGSTRIPKIQEVVEQFFGKKPNRSVNPDEVVAIGAAIQGGVLSGDVTDVLLLDVTPLNLGIETLGGVMTALITANTTIPTRKSETFSTASDNQPSVEIHVLQGDRSMAIDNRTIGKFHLDGIPPAPRGLPQIEVTFDIDADGILNVSAKDKATGKEQSIRIEASSGLTDAEIEAMRRAAREHAAEDKQRKEKVDKLNSADSLIFSSEKNLTEYGDKLPDEKKAKIEAALGRLKEVHSAQNIEEVDSAVEQLNAAWSEAYADMQQADADAQGDTAQGDTAQGDGAAGDPAEPAAEPVQDADFEVVDGDEPK from the coding sequence ATGGGTAAGATCATCGGTATCGACCTCGGCACGACGAACTCCGTCGTGGCCGTGATGGAAGGCGGCGAGCCCGTCGTCATCCCCAACGCCGAGGGCGGACGCACCACGCCGTCCGTCGTCGCGTTCAAGAAAGACGGCGAGCGCCTCGTGGGCGCCCCGGCCAAGCGCCAGGCCGTCACCAACCCGGACAAGACCATCGCGTCGGTCAAGCGCTTCATGGGCCGTCAGTTCGACGAGGTCCAGGGCGAGATCAAGACCGTCCCCTACACCGTCGAGCGCGGCGACGGCGGCGTCGCCCGCGTCAACATCGACGGCAAGCAGTTCACCCCGCAGGAGATCTCCGCGATGGTGCTGCAGAAGCTCAAGCAGACCGCCGAAGACTATCTCGGCGAGCGCGTCACGGAGGCCGTCGTGACGGTCCCGGCCTACTTCAACGACGCCCAGCGCAAGGCCACCAAAGAAGCTGGCACTATCGCCGGGCTCGAAGTCAAGCGCATCCTCAACGAGCCGACCGCGGCGGCGCTCGCCTACGGCCTCGACAAGAAGGACGCCGAGCAGACTGTAGCCGTCTATGACCTCGGCGGCGGCACCTACGACATCTCGATTCTCGAACTCGGCGACGGCGTTTTCGAGGTGAAGTCCACCAACGGCGACACCCACCTCGGCGGCGACGACTTCGACCAGCGCCTCATCAACTTCTTCGCCGACACCTTCAAGGCTGACGAAGGCATCGACCTGCGCACCGACCCGATGGCGCTCCAGCGTCTGAAGGAGGCCGCCGAGAAGGCCAAGATCGAGCTCTCGTCGAGCGCGTCCACGACGGTCAACCTGCCGTTCATCACGGCCACGCAGGACGGCCCGAAGCACCTCAACCTCGACCTCACGCGCGCGAAGTTCGAGCAGCTCGTGGACGACCTCGTCCAGCGCACCACCCCGCCGATGCAGAAGGCGCTCCAGGACGCGGGCCTCTCGAAGTCCGACATCGACGAGGTGATCCTCGTGGGCGGCTCGACGCGCATCCCGAAGATTCAGGAGGTCGTGGAGCAGTTCTTCGGCAAGAAGCCGAACCGCTCGGTTAACCCTGATGAGGTCGTGGCCATCGGCGCGGCGATCCAGGGCGGCGTCCTCTCGGGCGACGTGACGGACGTGCTCCTCCTCGACGTGACGCCGCTCAACCTCGGCATCGAGACGCTCGGCGGCGTGATGACGGCGCTCATCACGGCCAACACGACCATCCCGACGCGGAAGTCGGAGACGTTCTCGACCGCGAGCGACAACCAGCCGTCGGTCGAGATCCACGTCCTCCAGGGCGACCGCTCGATGGCGATCGACAACCGCACCATCGGCAAGTTCCACCTCGACGGCATCCCCCCAGCCCCGCGCGGCCTGCCGCAGATCGAGGTCACCTTCGACATCGACGCGGACGGCATCCTGAACGTCTCGGCTAAGGACAAGGCCACGGGCAAGGAGCAGTCGATCCGCATCGAGGCATCGTCGGGGCTCACCGATGCCGAGATCGAGGCCATGCGCCGCGCCGCCCGCGAACACGCCGCGGAAGACAAGCAGCGCAAGGAAAAGGTCGACAAGCTCAACAGCGCCGACTCGCTCATCTTCTCCTCGGAGAAAAACCTCACGGAGTATGGCGACAAGCTCCCCGACGAGAAGAAGGCCAAGATCGAGGCCGCGCTCGGCCGCCTCAAGGAGGTGCACAGCGCGCAGAACATCGAGGAGGTCGACTCCGCCGTGGAGCAGCTCAACGCCGCGTGGTCCGAGGCCTACGCGGACATGCAGCAGGCCGACGCCGACGCTCAGGGCGACACGGCCCAGGGCGACACGGCCCAGGGCGACGGCGCCGCGGGCGACCCGGCCGAGCCCGCCGCCGAACCTGTCCAGGACGCCGACTTCGAGGTCGTCGACGGCGACGAGCCTAAGTAG
- the rodA gene encoding rod shape-determining protein RodA has protein sequence MNRNWTRNLDWTVIGTWAALVSVGLVAIYSATHGPASEFLLDTVQRNFARQAQWFFIASVAFAIILLIPATTIRRLAYVGYAVTFALLVLTLLFGREINGARSWLYIGPIGLQTSELMKVGVVLAVARLLSAKEARAGQWPYLAGAIALIAVPMVLIALSDMGTALVVAALIPVMLFWTGLVPLPVMALLAGIAVAGYLAIISPIWGLLFGLAFTATMGFWVKRRWFTVVAGVCSVGVALVTNFALYRVLKPHQRGRLTAFVEPEAYRLTEGYHLIQAKAAVGSGGLFGKGFMSGTQTQLAFIPEQSTDFIFSVIGEEFGFIGAMLVLGLFALLLVRMTWLGTYAGYSMTRLVAGGATGIFLVHVLINIGMNLGVMPVIGIPLPFVSYGGSALLANTVLVAIALNLHARREEFSIYGA, from the coding sequence ATGAACCGCAACTGGACCCGCAACCTTGACTGGACGGTCATCGGTACCTGGGCGGCGCTCGTGAGCGTCGGCCTCGTGGCGATCTACAGCGCGACGCACGGCCCGGCGTCCGAGTTCTTGCTCGACACCGTGCAGCGCAACTTCGCGCGGCAGGCGCAGTGGTTCTTTATCGCGAGTGTCGCCTTCGCCATCATCCTCCTCATCCCGGCGACGACCATTCGGCGGCTCGCCTACGTCGGCTACGCGGTCACGTTCGCGCTGCTCGTGCTCACGCTTCTCTTCGGGCGCGAGATCAACGGCGCGCGGTCGTGGCTCTACATCGGCCCCATCGGCCTCCAGACGTCGGAGTTGATGAAAGTGGGTGTGGTGCTGGCCGTGGCGCGGCTGCTCTCGGCGAAGGAGGCGCGCGCGGGGCAGTGGCCCTACCTCGCCGGGGCGATCGCGCTCATCGCGGTGCCGATGGTGCTTATCGCGCTCAGCGACATGGGCACGGCGCTCGTGGTGGCGGCGCTCATCCCGGTGATGCTCTTCTGGACCGGCCTTGTGCCTCTGCCGGTGATGGCGCTGCTCGCGGGGATCGCCGTGGCGGGCTATCTCGCGATCATCAGCCCGATCTGGGGGCTCCTCTTCGGTCTGGCGTTCACGGCCACGATGGGCTTCTGGGTGAAGCGGCGCTGGTTCACGGTCGTCGCGGGCGTGTGCTCGGTCGGCGTGGCGCTCGTGACCAACTTCGCGCTGTACCGCGTGCTCAAGCCGCACCAGCGCGGGCGCCTTACCGCGTTCGTAGAGCCCGAGGCGTATCGCCTCACCGAGGGCTACCACCTGATCCAGGCAAAGGCGGCCGTCGGCTCCGGCGGGCTCTTCGGCAAGGGCTTTATGAGCGGCACGCAGACGCAGCTCGCGTTCATCCCGGAGCAGTCCACCGACTTCATCTTCAGCGTGATCGGCGAGGAGTTCGGCTTTATCGGCGCGATGCTCGTACTCGGGCTCTTCGCACTGCTGCTCGTGCGCATGACATGGCTCGGGACCTACGCGGGCTACTCGATGACGCGCCTCGTCGCGGGCGGAGCGACGGGCATCTTCCTCGTCCACGTGCTCATCAACATCGGGATGAACCTCGGCGTGATGCCGGTCATCGGCATTCCGCTGCCGTTCGTGTCCTACGGCGGTTCGGCGCTCCTGGCCAACACGGTGCTGGTGGCCATCGCGCTCAACCTCCACGCGCGACGGGAAGAGTTCTCGATCTACGGGGCGTAG
- the mrdA gene encoding penicillin-binding protein 2, protein MSAFSTNDGSTLRLRIFAGTVLLLFGLLGARLVQMQILDQSQYTDEAEDNAIEQKLVLPARGYVYDRNGELLVDNVTTYDLTVTPRRFETEHLPDLARLLGVSDSLMQVRYDRVVAYSRFKESVLMENIPFGAFVRLRENQYRIPGIGFELRQQRRYHGEAELSHALGYVREISEDQLEAMRAEGYRQGDKVGIAGIESHYENVLRGRVGREFVLVNTHGMEVARYKDGDDDLDPQAGWELHLSIDARVQALAESLFVGKRGGAVAISPKTGELIAMVSAPDYDLDRWRGRLSQDFVDYVYRNPDRPLFNRATQSFQPPGSTWKPFMSLVALEEGMITRDTRLFCGGGYLLGGRFFKCLGGTHGPIAVERAIQVSCNTFFYRLMNDEINGKRMDLTTWSTWANRFGFGTRAPIDFPDQHPGLIPDSSYFDELFPRGWGPGFTINLGIGQGNMGTTPLQLARYTAAIANGGELPWPHLLKHQINSTAGDTLRPRWESDPLPVSPENVDIIRRGMELVVEAGTARIAQIDSVSVAGKTGTAQNPRGDDHSVFIGYAPVDDPEIAVGILVENAGYGSTAAAPIASLMMEQYLKGRVDRIGLIQVVMNRRSGQDRG, encoded by the coding sequence ATGTCTGCCTTCTCCACCAACGATGGCTCCACGCTGCGCCTCCGCATCTTCGCGGGGACGGTGCTGCTGCTCTTCGGCCTGCTCGGGGCGCGGCTCGTGCAGATGCAGATCCTCGACCAGAGCCAGTACACGGACGAGGCCGAGGACAACGCCATCGAGCAGAAGCTGGTGCTCCCGGCGCGGGGCTACGTCTACGACCGCAACGGCGAACTGCTTGTCGACAACGTTACCACCTACGACCTCACGGTCACGCCGCGCCGCTTCGAGACGGAGCACCTCCCCGACCTCGCGCGCCTGCTCGGCGTCTCAGATTCGCTCATGCAGGTGCGCTACGACCGCGTGGTGGCGTACTCCCGCTTCAAGGAGTCGGTGCTGATGGAGAACATCCCGTTCGGGGCGTTCGTGCGGCTGCGCGAGAATCAGTACCGCATCCCCGGCATCGGCTTCGAACTGCGGCAGCAGCGGCGCTACCACGGCGAGGCCGAGCTGTCGCACGCGCTCGGCTACGTCCGCGAGATCAGCGAGGACCAGCTCGAAGCGATGCGCGCCGAGGGCTACCGTCAGGGCGACAAGGTGGGCATCGCTGGCATCGAGTCGCACTACGAGAACGTGCTGCGGGGCCGCGTCGGGCGCGAGTTCGTGCTCGTCAACACGCACGGCATGGAGGTGGCGCGCTACAAGGACGGCGACGACGACCTCGACCCGCAGGCGGGCTGGGAACTCCACCTGTCGATCGACGCGCGCGTGCAGGCGCTCGCCGAGAGCCTCTTCGTGGGCAAGCGCGGCGGGGCCGTCGCCATCAGCCCCAAGACGGGCGAACTCATCGCGATGGTGTCCGCGCCGGACTACGACCTCGACCGCTGGCGTGGACGCCTCTCGCAGGACTTCGTCGACTACGTCTACCGCAACCCCGACCGGCCGCTCTTCAACCGCGCCACGCAGAGCTTCCAGCCGCCCGGCTCGACGTGGAAGCCGTTCATGTCGCTCGTCGCGCTGGAGGAGGGTATGATCACGCGCGACACCCGGCTCTTCTGCGGTGGCGGCTACCTCCTCGGCGGACGCTTCTTCAAGTGCCTCGGCGGCACCCACGGCCCCATCGCTGTGGAGCGTGCCATCCAGGTCTCGTGCAACACGTTCTTCTACCGCCTGATGAACGACGAGATCAACGGCAAGCGTATGGACCTCACGACGTGGAGTACGTGGGCCAACCGCTTCGGCTTTGGCACGCGCGCGCCCATCGACTTCCCCGACCAGCACCCCGGCCTTATCCCTGACTCGTCCTACTTCGACGAGCTTTTCCCGCGTGGGTGGGGGCCGGGCTTCACGATCAACCTCGGTATCGGGCAGGGCAACATGGGCACGACGCCGCTGCAACTGGCGCGCTACACCGCCGCCATCGCCAACGGCGGCGAGTTGCCATGGCCGCACCTCCTCAAACACCAGATCAACTCGACCGCAGGCGACACGCTACGCCCGCGCTGGGAGTCAGACCCGCTGCCCGTCTCGCCGGAAAACGTCGACATCATCCGGCGTGGGATGGAGCTCGTTGTGGAAGCCGGGACGGCCCGCATCGCACAGATCGACAGCGTCTCGGTCGCGGGCAAGACGGGCACCGCGCAAAACCCGCGCGGCGACGACCACTCGGTGTTCATCGGCTACGCACCCGTGGACGATCCCGAGATCGCCGTCGGCATCCTCGTCGAGAACGCGGGCTACGGTTCCACCGCCGCCGCGCCCATCGCGAGCCTGATGATGGAGCAATACCTCAAAGGCCGCGTCGACCGCATCGGGCTCATCCAGGTGGTGATGAACCGCCGCAGCGGCCAGGATAGGGGCTAG
- a CDS encoding ATP-binding protein has protein sequence MSLPSLWAQPRVTSPYRADFFATEAGLPGNQVNDIEQTADGYLWVATNGGLARFDGHRFTTFAPLAPGMPPLTSITSLHRSVGDTLFVAIGTGQVFRLEAGRFVLVASVPEGVPFNAIAQDRSGQLWGTLNGRLYLQEGEHFRKMDYHVQGGLGSEGMVVNADGQVWGAYARARGPRAPASASGRGRCALTTPADPAEQYLLARLTPGAPELAQPTDFRYLIPSPSRREALAGATTAGTVSLVSPDGTARGQYPLSDSGCPVLHARDETLWVKEGARLLAVGPDAATPTAALDLGFRRYRLPPVFEDREGSLWVGTQTRGLVRVRHDPFQVYVTTEIASNAPIVSISRGAEGSVILIDRVREVFRADGTRPTPLLLNGAPFIAHSAFEVARDQRLLFDRRPPDWPDLPREILRQQRTQLQAIATIAQRDSDGSIVHEFYADPVDPDVVWLYSSGQVHRIADVWGPNPRLETVLDSLHQVRHLLRDRQGTVWVGTHRGLYQVANGEVTRYTQSDGLPDDRVRYVHEDAEGVLWLGTYGGGLVRFRDGQFQTLTEVEGLAENVVSAILEDDAGYFWMSGNRGIQRAARSDLNAALDGNAARIPAVLYGRESGLLNPETSGVPAFEGPDGRLWFPTFEGAAVVEPEVALRLGREPPLVHVEQVRTQDTTLAHAEGSPIRLAADQRRFAIEYVGLSLRHPERVAYRYRLDGLDADWVEAGTERRAAYTNVPPGTYAFRVEARTHTGVWSEAAATLTLRVAPFFYETLWFRLLCGLGVVGLVAGVGYARLWRARARERALNVLVRQRTSDLKQRTEDLEREKHTVAVQADALRDLDRAKSNFFANISHEFRTPLTLIIGPLEDVQEGFHGAVPTPLAQQVEVALSNGRRLLRLVNQLLDVSRLESGTMRLRARPFNVRAFVAQTVEAFAPLAERKAIALDLEVPPDVPVGLMLWADPEQLEKVLGNLLSNALKFTPKGGTVRVVLRTDGARPNRTASTNGSTPDAEDASHLVLTVEDSGSGIAPEHLPYVFERFYQADGSSTRQHPGTGIGLALVKHLVELHHGRVAVTSTPGDGTRFVVRLPLWQGHLQPHERAPDASAPTMGALAVGAPAAGTDPALTSEVLGEEMLVGEVLGEDTPPKAGLEPQDAQAKTVLVVDDNAEVRAYVRRHLATRYRVLEAADGHQALAHARAFVPDLIVSDVMMPGLDGIGLCRALRSDPDLAFVPLVLLTARAAMQDKLDGLERGADDYLTKPFNVRELDVRIENLIASRQRLRDHYASAEPPMPAPSLHRYVRDEALTPEHTALLSEVRAVVAAHLTDEDFGVDALAKAVGMGRSTLYRRLSGVLEVSPMELIWHLRLERAADLLRTQIGTVSEVAYATGFKNVGHFCTRFKETYGQTPAAYAVGSTLEAE, from the coding sequence TTGAGCCTTCCTTCCCTCTGGGCACAGCCGCGCGTCACCTCGCCCTACCGCGCCGACTTCTTCGCGACGGAGGCGGGACTGCCGGGCAACCAGGTCAACGACATCGAGCAGACGGCAGACGGCTACCTCTGGGTGGCCACGAACGGGGGCCTGGCCCGGTTCGACGGCCACCGCTTCACCACATTCGCCCCGCTCGCGCCGGGCATGCCACCGCTGACGAGCATCACCAGCCTCCACCGCAGCGTAGGGGACACTCTTTTTGTCGCAATCGGCACCGGTCAGGTCTTTCGCCTGGAGGCAGGCCGCTTCGTCCTCGTGGCGAGCGTGCCCGAGGGCGTTCCCTTCAACGCCATTGCCCAGGACCGTAGCGGGCAGCTCTGGGGTACGCTGAACGGCCGTCTCTACCTCCAGGAAGGCGAGCACTTCCGCAAGATGGACTACCACGTCCAAGGTGGGCTGGGTAGCGAAGGGATGGTGGTTAACGCCGACGGACAGGTTTGGGGGGCCTATGCCCGCGCTCGGGGTCCGCGCGCCCCAGCCAGCGCGTCGGGGCGCGGCCGATGCGCGCTCACGACCCCTGCAGACCCCGCTGAGCAATACCTGTTGGCTCGCCTCACGCCCGGCGCACCGGAGCTTGCCCAACCCACCGACTTCCGCTACCTCATCCCCTCTCCGTCTCGCCGCGAGGCGCTAGCGGGGGCAACCACCGCGGGCACCGTTTCGCTCGTCTCCCCCGACGGAACGGCCCGGGGGCAATACCCCCTGTCTGACAGCGGCTGCCCTGTGCTCCACGCGCGGGACGAAACGCTCTGGGTGAAGGAGGGTGCACGCCTCCTCGCTGTCGGGCCCGACGCAGCGACGCCGACCGCCGCTCTCGACCTCGGATTCCGGAGGTACAGACTCCCACCCGTGTTTGAGGACCGCGAGGGGTCGCTCTGGGTCGGCACACAGACGCGCGGGCTGGTACGGGTGCGACACGACCCCTTCCAGGTCTATGTGACCACGGAGATCGCTTCCAACGCGCCCATCGTCTCCATCAGCAGAGGGGCAGAGGGTTCGGTCATCCTGATCGACCGCGTCAGAGAAGTCTTCCGCGCCGACGGTACACGCCCTACGCCCTTGCTCCTCAACGGCGCTCCCTTTATCGCCCACAGCGCGTTCGAGGTCGCGAGGGACCAGCGGTTGCTTTTCGATCGCCGACCACCGGACTGGCCCGATCTCCCGCGCGAGATCCTCCGTCAACAGCGCACCCAACTCCAGGCGATCGCTACAATCGCACAGCGGGATAGTGACGGGAGCATCGTCCATGAGTTCTACGCCGACCCGGTCGACCCCGACGTTGTCTGGCTTTACAGCTCAGGCCAGGTGCACCGCATCGCCGATGTGTGGGGGCCAAACCCCAGGTTGGAGACGGTACTGGACAGCCTGCACCAGGTGCGGCACCTCCTGCGCGACCGACAAGGCACCGTGTGGGTCGGCACACACCGAGGGCTCTACCAGGTCGCGAACGGTGAGGTTACGCGCTACACGCAATCCGACGGCCTCCCCGACGACCGCGTCCGCTACGTCCACGAAGACGCCGAGGGCGTGCTGTGGCTCGGCACCTACGGCGGGGGCCTCGTCCGCTTCCGCGACGGGCAGTTCCAGACCCTCACCGAGGTGGAGGGGCTGGCCGAGAACGTGGTTTCGGCGATCCTGGAGGACGACGCTGGCTACTTCTGGATGAGCGGAAACCGGGGCATCCAGCGCGCGGCGCGCTCCGACCTCAACGCCGCCCTCGATGGCAACGCCGCCCGCATACCCGCGGTGCTCTACGGGCGCGAGTCCGGCCTCCTCAACCCCGAGACGAGCGGCGTCCCTGCCTTCGAGGGCCCGGACGGGCGCCTGTGGTTCCCCACCTTCGAAGGGGCGGCGGTCGTCGAGCCCGAGGTCGCGCTCCGGCTCGGCCGGGAACCCCCGCTGGTCCACGTCGAGCAGGTGAGGACCCAGGACACTACCCTTGCCCACGCTGAGGGCTCGCCCATCCGTCTCGCGGCCGACCAGCGGCGCTTCGCCATTGAGTACGTCGGCCTGAGCCTGCGCCACCCCGAGCGGGTGGCCTACCGCTACCGCCTCGACGGCCTCGACGCCGACTGGGTCGAGGCGGGCACAGAGCGGCGTGCGGCCTACACCAACGTGCCGCCTGGGACCTATGCCTTCCGCGTCGAGGCCCGCACGCACACGGGGGTGTGGAGTGAGGCGGCGGCCACGCTCACGCTACGCGTCGCGCCCTTCTTCTATGAGACGCTCTGGTTCCGCTTGCTCTGCGGGCTGGGCGTGGTGGGCCTCGTCGCCGGGGTAGGCTACGCCCGGCTATGGCGCGCGCGTGCGCGGGAGCGGGCGCTCAATGTGCTCGTGCGCCAGCGCACCAGCGACCTCAAGCAGCGCACCGAGGACCTGGAGCGCGAGAAGCACACCGTCGCCGTCCAGGCCGATGCCCTCCGTGACCTCGATCGCGCCAAGTCCAACTTCTTTGCCAACATCTCCCACGAGTTCAGGACGCCGCTCACGCTCATCATCGGACCCCTTGAGGATGTCCAGGAGGGCTTCCACGGAGCCGTCCCCACCCCGCTCGCGCAGCAGGTCGAGGTGGCGCTGAGCAACGGGCGACGGCTGCTTCGCCTCGTGAACCAGTTGCTCGACGTGTCACGGCTCGAGTCGGGCACGATGCGCTTGCGCGCTCGGCCTTTCAACGTCCGCGCCTTCGTTGCGCAGACCGTGGAAGCGTTCGCGCCGCTCGCCGAGCGCAAGGCCATCGCGCTCGACCTGGAGGTGCCCCCCGATGTCCCGGTCGGCCTGATGCTCTGGGCCGACCCCGAGCAGCTCGAGAAGGTGCTTGGCAACCTGCTCTCGAACGCGCTCAAGTTCACGCCCAAAGGCGGGACCGTCCGGGTGGTGCTCCGCACCGATGGTGCCCGACCCAACAGGACAGCCTCCACCAACGGAAGCACCCCCGATGCGGAGGACGCCAGCCACCTCGTCCTCACGGTCGAGGACAGCGGCTCTGGCATCGCGCCCGAGCACCTGCCCTACGTCTTCGAGCGCTTCTACCAGGCCGACGGCTCCTCAACGCGGCAGCACCCGGGTACCGGGATCGGACTAGCGCTCGTCAAGCACCTCGTGGAGCTGCACCACGGCCGCGTCGCCGTGACGAGCACGCCCGGGGACGGCACGCGCTTCGTCGTGCGCCTTCCGCTCTGGCAGGGGCACCTGCAGCCCCACGAGCGCGCTCCCGACGCCTCCGCCCCCACGATGGGTGCGCTTGCGGTTGGTGCGCCTGCCGCTGGCACTGACCCCGCGCTCACCAGCGAGGTGCTCGGGGAGGAGATGCTCGTAGGCGAGGTTCTCGGGGAAGACACGCCCCCGAAGGCTGGTCTCGAACCGCAGGACGCGCAGGCCAAGACCGTCCTCGTCGTGGACGACAACGCCGAGGTGCGTGCCTACGTCCGGCGGCACCTGGCCACCCGCTACCGCGTCCTCGAAGCCGCGGACGGACATCAAGCCCTCGCGCATGCCCGCGCTTTCGTGCCGGACCTCATCGTGAGCGATGTCATGATGCCGGGCCTCGACGGCATCGGCCTGTGCCGTGCCCTTAGGTCCGACCCTGACCTCGCGTTCGTTCCCCTCGTACTGCTGACCGCTAGGGCGGCGATGCAGGACAAGCTCGACGGGCTGGAGCGTGGTGCTGACGACTATCTCACCAAGCCGTTCAACGTGCGCGAGTTGGACGTCCGCATCGAGAACCTGATCGCCTCGCGCCAGCGGCTCCGCGACCATTACGCCTCGGCCGAACCGCCCATGCCAGCACCCTCCCTGCACCGCTACGTCCGCGACGAGGCGCTGACACCAGAACACACCGCGCTGCTTAGCGAGGTGCGCGCAGTCGTCGCGGCCCACCTCACCGACGAGGACTTCGGCGTGGATGCGTTGGCGAAGGCTGTCGGGATGGGCCGCAGCACGCTCTACCGCCGCCTCAGCGGCGTACTGGAGGTCTCCCCGATGGAGTTGATCTGGCACCTGCGCCTGGAGCGCGCCGCCGACCTACTCCGGACGCAGATCGGCACTGTCAGCGAGGTCGCCTACGCGACGGGCTTCAAAAACGTGGGCCACTTCTGCACCCGCTTCAAGGAGACCTACGGGCAAACCCCCGCAGCATACGCGGTAGGGTCTACGCTGGAAGCCGAGTGA
- a CDS encoding response regulator — protein MPALPRDISATVLLVDDDAQTRDYMRACLSRLSLRIVEAADGQEAMELLRDGRCDGVALVVADLVMPRMDGLELEAVLHADARWADVPVLLVTGQPVYDWAGPMLTKPFNAKRLMASVLSLLPDVCPPLPPISTHP, from the coding sequence ATGCCTGCTCTGCCCCGCGACATCTCCGCAACTGTGCTGCTCGTCGACGACGACGCCCAGACGCGCGACTACATGCGGGCGTGCCTTTCCCGGCTCTCGCTCCGCATCGTCGAGGCGGCGGACGGCCAGGAGGCCATGGAGCTGCTGCGGGACGGCAGGTGCGACGGCGTCGCACTCGTCGTCGCCGACCTCGTCATGCCGCGCATGGACGGCCTCGAACTGGAGGCGGTCCTCCACGCCGACGCGCGCTGGGCCGACGTGCCGGTGCTGCTCGTGACCGGACAGCCGGTCTACGACTGGGCCGGGCCGATGCTGACGAAGCCTTTCAACGCGAAGCGACTCATGGCATCGGTCCTATCGCTTTTGCCCGACGTCTGCCCTCCCCTTCCACCCATCTCTACCCATCCATGA